One Hydrogenispora ethanolica DNA window includes the following coding sequences:
- a CDS encoding hybrid sensor histidine kinase/response regulator, whose amino-acid sequence MLIFSAAYFGYTWQQVHKRAWANALKIAGMTQASVQRDDLVLLEGSPADIRKPEYVQLKDSLTQLIRVAPEVRLAYLFTVRKGRVIALVDSRADGDPLRFGPGREMAADDRVLRQAARRGKRLGSPLYKEKRGSLIRILLPVEDPVRRRTLAYLGVEYNVRRWNAVIWNRVFYALAMVGVILALFLAFHRILREKAKLAEESRKLNLAVEAGNIGIWKFDLTARRLEWNERMYSLYGVEPGSGLSEKILWESCVLPEDSHRLCGQLRAMLRERRMLDTEFRIRRGDGGIRHIRAFAKAVYDEKGQPRYVIGTNWDITRAKEQEREIRENETKFASAFHLNSVPMTIIRLTDGCCIDANESFLNAFGLAKPDLVGKNFCELALLEVLEEHDELIRLFMEKRPVSNREVRIRTRDGAIHTLVFAADVIQVSGSPCWITSALDITEQKQVEQKLRWRESLLQLMTEKSPLGFAVVDDRCDRIIYHTRRFAEIWGLADRGEALSRGGLGHQAFVTECASLVRDAAAFLESYRTLSDPGNRSVVEDELELKDGRTLRRFSSEIRDDRDRYYGRFYMFGDISEPKKFAQELIRAKELAEVATVAKSRFLANMSHEIRTPLNGVVGFLELLDGTGLDGQQRELVSDARSAAADLLYLINDILDFSKIEAGRLNLEMIEFNLRGMLADVPALFVGKAREKGIRFETSFGTDLPETVLGDPARLRQVLNNLLSNAIKFTHHGSVTFAAKRVETIGDTVRIRFAVRDTGIGMTPEEQNRLFTPFTQTDASTTRKYGGTGLGLAISKELVGMMQGEIGVHSAPGEGSEFFFTIQLGVVKKSTQTGMVGSGDPSDATESLTSHHPVSGSVEWLRQPRILLVEDSPVNRKLVSLMLKKQGLACEFAVDGNEACQAVQVNEYDIVFMDCQMPRMDGYESTARIRAMEAGRKHTPIIAMTANAMKGAREECLKAGMDDYISKPVDSEQVFRMIERYAATLRPKERDLLADSRVQFMAKTGFSRSQAEELFDEYLDFLPAMLEKLAEAFQNGDFPELARFAHQLYGSAANLRLGELAEISGELEEAARCPDQAGCRSGLERLRNCCDALQKARGS is encoded by the coding sequence GTGCTGATTTTTAGTGCTGCCTATTTCGGGTATACATGGCAGCAGGTTCACAAACGGGCTTGGGCCAATGCTTTGAAGATCGCCGGAATGACGCAGGCCTCCGTTCAACGCGATGATCTCGTCCTGCTTGAAGGCAGTCCGGCCGATATTCGAAAGCCCGAATATGTGCAGTTGAAAGATAGCCTGACCCAGTTGATCCGGGTGGCTCCCGAGGTCCGGCTGGCTTATCTTTTTACAGTGAGGAAAGGCCGGGTCATCGCGCTGGTGGATTCCCGGGCGGACGGCGACCCTCTTCGTTTTGGCCCGGGGCGGGAGATGGCCGCCGATGACCGGGTCTTGCGGCAGGCGGCGCGCCGGGGGAAGCGATTGGGCAGCCCGCTTTACAAGGAAAAGCGCGGCTCCTTGATTAGAATCCTGCTTCCGGTGGAGGACCCGGTACGCCGCAGGACTTTGGCCTATTTGGGAGTCGAATACAACGTCCGGCGCTGGAACGCGGTGATCTGGAACCGTGTCTTCTACGCGCTGGCCATGGTCGGAGTGATCCTGGCGCTGTTTCTGGCTTTCCACCGGATATTGCGGGAAAAGGCCAAGCTGGCCGAGGAGAGCCGGAAGCTCAATCTGGCGGTCGAGGCCGGAAACATCGGTATTTGGAAGTTTGATCTGACCGCCCGCCGCCTGGAATGGAACGAGCGGATGTATAGTCTGTACGGGGTGGAACCCGGTTCCGGATTATCCGAGAAGATCCTCTGGGAGAGTTGCGTTTTACCCGAGGATTCGCATCGGCTCTGCGGCCAACTTCGAGCGATGCTCCGCGAGCGCCGGATGTTGGACACGGAATTCCGCATTCGCCGCGGCGACGGCGGAATCCGGCATATTCGCGCCTTCGCGAAGGCGGTTTATGATGAAAAAGGGCAACCGCGTTATGTAATCGGGACCAATTGGGACATCACCCGGGCCAAAGAGCAGGAACGGGAGATCCGCGAAAACGAGACCAAATTCGCTAGCGCCTTTCATTTAAATTCGGTCCCGATGACCATTATCCGGCTCACCGACGGCTGCTGCATCGATGCCAATGAATCCTTTCTCAACGCTTTCGGCCTAGCCAAGCCGGATCTGGTCGGCAAAAACTTTTGTGAATTGGCATTGCTGGAAGTCCTGGAGGAACACGATGAGCTGATCCGGTTGTTTATGGAGAAGCGTCCGGTATCCAACCGCGAAGTCCGGATCCGCACTCGGGACGGAGCCATTCATACCCTGGTTTTTGCGGCGGATGTGATTCAGGTCTCCGGTAGCCCCTGCTGGATCACGAGCGCACTCGATATCACCGAGCAGAAGCAGGTGGAGCAAAAACTGCGCTGGCGGGAGAGCTTGCTGCAATTGATGACCGAAAAGTCGCCCCTGGGATTCGCGGTAGTCGATGACCGCTGCGACCGGATTATTTATCATACGCGCCGCTTCGCGGAGATCTGGGGGCTGGCGGACCGCGGGGAAGCGTTATCCCGCGGCGGCCTCGGCCATCAGGCGTTCGTGACGGAGTGCGCTTCGCTGGTGAGGGATGCCGCCGCTTTTCTGGAATCCTACCGGACGCTATCGGACCCCGGGAACCGCAGTGTGGTCGAGGACGAGCTGGAGCTGAAGGATGGCCGGACATTGCGGCGGTTTTCGTCGGAGATCCGCGATGACCGGGACCGCTATTACGGGCGGTTCTATATGTTTGGCGACATCAGCGAGCCGAAGAAATTCGCGCAAGAGCTGATCCGGGCGAAGGAACTGGCGGAAGTGGCCACTGTCGCCAAAAGCCGGTTTTTGGCCAATATGTCGCACGAGATCCGGACGCCGCTCAACGGAGTGGTCGGCTTCCTGGAATTGCTGGACGGTACGGGACTCGATGGGCAGCAGCGCGAGCTGGTAAGCGATGCCCGGTCCGCTGCCGCCGATCTGCTTTATTTGATCAACGACATCCTCGATTTTTCAAAGATCGAGGCCGGCCGGTTAAATCTGGAAATGATCGAGTTTAATCTCCGGGGGATGCTGGCGGACGTTCCCGCTCTATTTGTCGGCAAAGCCCGTGAAAAGGGAATCCGCTTCGAAACCTCCTTCGGGACGGATCTGCCGGAAACGGTCCTGGGTGATCCCGCCCGTCTCCGTCAGGTATTGAACAATCTTTTGAGCAACGCCATAAAATTCACCCACCATGGTTCGGTAACCTTCGCCGCCAAACGGGTGGAGACTATCGGGGATACGGTTCGGATACGATTCGCGGTCCGGGATACCGGGATCGGGATGACCCCGGAAGAGCAAAACCGGCTATTCACGCCATTCACCCAAACGGACGCTTCGACCACCCGCAAATACGGCGGGACGGGGTTGGGGTTGGCGATCTCCAAAGAATTGGTGGGGATGATGCAGGGAGAGATCGGGGTCCACAGCGCTCCGGGGGAGGGTTCCGAATTTTTTTTCACCATTCAGTTGGGCGTTGTGAAAAAGAGTACTCAAACCGGGATGGTCGGTTCTGGTGACCCGTCCGATGCAACGGAAAGCCTCACCTCTCACCATCCGGTGAGCGGCTCTGTTGAGTGGCTTCGCCAGCCGCGCATCTTGCTGGTGGAAGATAGCCCGGTGAACCGCAAGCTGGTTTCGCTGATGTTGAAGAAGCAAGGCCTGGCTTGTGAGTTCGCCGTGGATGGCAACGAAGCTTGCCAGGCGGTGCAGGTCAACGAGTATGATATCGTCTTCATGGACTGCCAGATGCCTAGAATGGATGGTTACGAAAGCACGGCCAGGATCCGGGCCATGGAAGCGGGCCGGAAGCATACGCCGATTATCGCGATGACGGCCAATGCCATGAAGGGGGCTCGGGAAGAATGCCTGAAAGCGGGGATGGATGATTATATCAGCAAACCGGTGGATTCTGAACAGGTGTTCCGGATGATCGAGCGCTATGCCGCTACGCTCCGACCGAAAGAGCGGGATCTGTTGGCGGATAGCCGGGTCCAATTCATGGCGAAAACGGGTTTCAGCCGGAGCCAGGCTGAGGAACTGTTTGACGAGTATCTTGACTTTTTACCGGCCATGCTGGAAAAACTGGCGGAAGCGTTCCAAAACGGCGATTTTCCGGAGCTTGCACGATTCGCCCATCAATTGTACGGTTCCGCCGCCAATTTGCGCCTCGGAGAGCTGGCCGAAATCTCCGGCGAACTGGAAGAGGCCGCCCGGTGCCCCGACCAAGCGGGATGCCGCAGCGGGTTGGAACGGCTCAGAAACTGCTGTGACGCGCTGCAGAAGGCGCGAGGCTCTTGA